One Mycobacterium sp. SMC-4 DNA window includes the following coding sequences:
- a CDS encoding cytochrome ubiquinol oxidase subunit I, translating into MDALDVSRWQFGITTVYHFIFVPLTIGLAPLIAAMQTAWHITGDTAWYRLTRFFGKLFLINFALGVATGIVQEFQFGMNWSEYSKFVGDIFGAPLAFEGLIAFFFESTFIGLWIFGWSRLPRAVHLACIWIVAFAVNASAYFIIAANSFMQHPVGARFNPETGRAELTDFVALLTNNTAIWAFLHAVAGAFLTAGAFVAGVSAWLMVRSTRRSNTDPDDARRLYRPATILGSMVAVVAALGLFVTGDFQGKLMFVQQPMKMASAESLCHTETDPMFSILTVGTHNNCDSVIHLVEVPYVLPFLAESRLSGVTLEGVQDLQQQYQQRFGPGDYRPNLFVTYWSFRAMIGLLLIPVAFALVSLWLTRRGRIPDQRWYGRFGILTIPTPFLANSAGWVFTEMGRQPWVVVPNPTGDQMVRMTVQDGVSGHSTGMVLFSLVIFTLVYGGLAVIWFWLMRRYVVEGPQEHDTEPAPPKPPSDDDVAPLSFAY; encoded by the coding sequence ATGGACGCGTTGGATGTGTCCCGGTGGCAGTTCGGAATCACCACCGTCTACCACTTCATATTCGTCCCGCTCACCATCGGGCTGGCCCCGCTGATCGCCGCCATGCAGACCGCCTGGCACATCACCGGCGACACCGCGTGGTACCGGCTGACCCGCTTCTTCGGCAAGTTGTTCCTGATCAACTTCGCCCTCGGCGTCGCCACCGGCATCGTCCAGGAGTTCCAGTTCGGGATGAACTGGAGTGAGTACTCCAAATTCGTCGGCGACATCTTCGGCGCGCCACTGGCGTTCGAGGGTCTCATCGCGTTCTTTTTCGAATCCACCTTCATCGGTCTGTGGATCTTCGGATGGAGTCGGCTGCCTCGAGCTGTGCACCTGGCATGCATCTGGATCGTGGCGTTCGCGGTCAATGCGTCGGCGTACTTCATCATCGCGGCGAACTCGTTCATGCAGCACCCCGTCGGCGCACGGTTCAATCCGGAGACCGGCCGCGCCGAGCTGACCGACTTCGTGGCGCTGCTGACCAACAACACCGCCATCTGGGCTTTCTTGCACGCTGTCGCCGGCGCGTTCTTGACCGCCGGTGCGTTCGTCGCCGGTGTCTCGGCCTGGCTGATGGTGCGATCGACCAGGCGGTCGAACACCGACCCCGACGACGCCCGACGACTGTACCGACCGGCAACCATCCTGGGCAGCATGGTCGCCGTCGTAGCCGCACTGGGGCTGTTCGTCACCGGCGACTTCCAGGGCAAATTGATGTTCGTCCAACAGCCGATGAAGATGGCCTCGGCGGAGTCGTTGTGCCACACCGAAACCGATCCGATGTTCTCCATTCTCACGGTGGGTACGCACAACAACTGCGACAGTGTCATTCACCTCGTCGAAGTGCCGTATGTGCTGCCGTTCCTGGCCGAGAGCCGGCTGAGCGGCGTGACGTTGGAGGGCGTGCAGGATCTGCAACAGCAGTATCAACAACGATTCGGCCCCGGCGACTACCGTCCCAACCTGTTCGTCACGTACTGGTCGTTCCGCGCGATGATCGGCCTGCTGCTGATACCTGTTGCCTTCGCGCTTGTCAGTCTTTGGCTGACTCGTCGCGGTCGGATCCCCGATCAGCGGTGGTATGGGCGGTTCGGCATCCTGACCATCCCCACCCCGTTTCTGGCGAATTCGGCCGGTTGGGTCTTCACCGAGATGGGTCGCCAGCCCTGGGTGGTGGTACCCAACCCCACCGGCGACCAGATGGTGCGTATGACGGTGCAGGACGGCGTGTCCGGACATTCCACCGGCATGGTGTTGTTCTCTCTGGTCATCTTCACCCTCGTCTACGGCGGGCTGGCGGTGATCTGGTTCTGGCTGATGCGCCGGTACGTCGTCGAGGGACCGCAGGAGCACGACACCGAACCTGCACCGCCGAAGCCGCCGAGTGACGACGACGTGGCACCTCTGTCCTTCGCTTACTGA
- a CDS encoding HdeD family acid-resistance protein, with protein METTATPTLLQHLWKNVLFSGVLTALLGVMVLLWPAITIVVAAIFFGAYLLVTGISQVIFAFSLHVSAGGRVLLFLSGAAALILAVLCFRSLQESVLLLAIWIGIGFIFRGVATAVSAISDPTLPGRAWEIFIGVISLIAGVVILASPFESLATLTLVVGIWLIVLGIFEVVSAFGIRKESKKLPEARQEVTAPAPE; from the coding sequence ATGGAAACCACTGCGACCCCTACCCTGCTGCAGCATCTGTGGAAGAACGTCCTGTTCTCGGGAGTCCTGACGGCGCTGTTGGGTGTGATGGTGCTCTTGTGGCCGGCGATCACGATCGTTGTCGCGGCCATCTTCTTCGGCGCCTACCTGTTGGTCACCGGTATCAGCCAGGTGATTTTTGCCTTCAGCCTGCACGTGTCCGCCGGCGGGCGGGTGCTGCTGTTTCTCAGCGGCGCAGCCGCACTGATTCTTGCGGTCCTGTGCTTCCGCAGCTTGCAGGAGTCGGTCCTGCTGCTGGCCATCTGGATCGGCATCGGGTTCATCTTCCGCGGCGTGGCCACCGCGGTGTCGGCGATCAGCGACCCGACCCTGCCCGGGCGGGCGTGGGAGATCTTCATCGGCGTCATCAGCCTGATCGCCGGCGTAGTCATCCTGGCCTCCCCTTTCGAGTCGCTGGCGACATTGACCCTGGTGGTCGGCATCTGGCTGATCGTGCTCGGCATCTTCGAGGTGGTTTCGGCCTTCGGGATCCGCAAGGAGAGCAAGAAGTTGCCCGAAGCGCGGCAGGAAGTCACCGCTCCCGCACCCGAGTGA
- a CDS encoding ABC transporter substrate-binding protein has translation MLAQWKDRRTPIWRASAVVIAAGALMLSGCSSNTETTGPATETTAANAERVDAIAGTVPAEIREAGTLVIGVNVPYPPNEFKDSDGKLVGFDVDLMNAIAATLDLTPDYREADFDKIIPSIQGGTYDVGMSSFTDTRQREEVVDFVTYFSAGSAWLQRVGAGVDPENACGKKVAVQSNTTQATEELPARNLRCTEAGAPPIEIIPFDGQDAATNAVVLGQADAMSADSPVTLYAIKQSEGTLEQAGEVFDSAPYGWPVAKGSPLAQSLLQALEHLIDNGAYAQIATNWGLEEGLIDKPVINGAIN, from the coding sequence GTGCTGGCTCAATGGAAAGACCGCCGGACGCCGATATGGCGTGCCTCCGCAGTGGTCATCGCAGCGGGGGCGCTGATGCTGTCGGGCTGTTCGAGTAACACCGAGACCACCGGGCCCGCGACGGAGACAACCGCAGCCAATGCCGAGCGGGTCGATGCCATCGCCGGCACCGTCCCCGCCGAGATCAGAGAAGCCGGGACGTTGGTCATCGGTGTCAACGTGCCGTATCCGCCCAACGAGTTCAAAGACTCCGACGGCAAACTCGTCGGTTTCGATGTCGATCTGATGAATGCGATCGCGGCGACATTGGACCTCACGCCCGACTACCGCGAGGCGGACTTCGACAAGATCATCCCGTCCATCCAAGGGGGAACCTACGACGTCGGCATGTCGTCGTTCACCGACACCAGACAGCGTGAAGAGGTTGTCGACTTCGTCACGTACTTCTCTGCAGGCTCGGCGTGGTTGCAGAGGGTCGGTGCGGGTGTCGATCCGGAGAATGCATGCGGCAAGAAGGTCGCTGTGCAGTCGAATACGACCCAGGCGACCGAGGAGTTGCCGGCCCGCAACCTGAGGTGCACCGAAGCCGGTGCGCCACCGATCGAGATCATCCCGTTCGATGGCCAGGACGCGGCGACCAACGCGGTCGTGCTCGGTCAGGCCGACGCCATGTCGGCAGACTCGCCGGTGACGCTGTACGCCATCAAGCAAAGCGAGGGCACGCTCGAACAAGCCGGGGAGGTTTTCGACTCCGCTCCGTACGGCTGGCCGGTGGCCAAGGGGTCACCGCTCGCGCAGTCGCTGCTGCAGGCTCTCGAGCACTTGATCGACAACGGCGCCTATGCGCAGATCGCCACCAACTGGGGCCTGGAAGAAGGGCTCATCGACAAGCCGGTCATCAACGGGGCGATCAACTGA
- the macS gene encoding MacS family sensor histidine kinase, whose product MKPDPTTPLWRAAQVFRLLSCVYALGFAVAVNRDLEHPLGGWVLLAVLITWSVACAVAYLQGFGRRPLWVLAEIVVVVALMLSTELVASDQWILDNQSLPTTLWATNATISAAILIGPVAGMCTGLLVMAAGAALKGYVHIDLGRNATIIVELAVGLAVGMAAQTARRAHTELERAARLSASLEERDRLSRQVHDGAIQVLALVSRRGREIGGETAELAELAGEQERALRRLVSAAGDLRFGDTVTVDLAAMLRGCAGDQVSVAVPAEPVLLDAATADELLAAVTNALDNVVAHAGRSARAYVLLEDLGDSVTVSVRDDGVGIPDGRLAEAEQQGRVGISKSIVGRLDWLGGRATLTTSPGAGVEWELSIPRRKEAR is encoded by the coding sequence GTGAAGCCTGATCCGACCACGCCGTTGTGGCGGGCCGCCCAGGTGTTCCGTCTCCTGAGCTGTGTCTACGCGCTGGGCTTTGCGGTGGCGGTCAACCGGGACCTGGAGCATCCGCTGGGGGGCTGGGTCCTGCTGGCTGTTCTGATCACCTGGAGCGTCGCGTGCGCGGTGGCCTATTTGCAGGGCTTCGGACGGCGCCCGCTGTGGGTGCTGGCCGAGATCGTGGTCGTGGTTGCCTTGATGCTCAGCACCGAGCTCGTCGCCTCGGATCAGTGGATCCTGGACAACCAGTCACTACCGACCACGTTGTGGGCGACCAACGCCACCATCTCGGCGGCCATCCTCATCGGCCCGGTCGCTGGAATGTGCACCGGGTTGCTGGTGATGGCCGCCGGCGCGGCGCTGAAGGGATACGTGCACATCGATCTGGGCCGCAACGCCACCATCATCGTCGAATTGGCGGTCGGGCTGGCGGTGGGAATGGCGGCGCAGACCGCGCGCCGCGCTCACACCGAGCTCGAGCGCGCAGCTCGGTTGTCGGCATCCCTGGAGGAACGCGACCGACTCTCCCGGCAGGTCCACGACGGCGCCATCCAGGTTCTGGCGCTGGTTTCTCGACGTGGTCGCGAGATCGGTGGAGAGACAGCGGAGTTGGCCGAACTTGCCGGAGAGCAGGAACGTGCGCTGCGCCGGCTGGTCAGCGCGGCCGGCGACCTGCGCTTTGGTGATACGGTGACCGTCGACCTGGCCGCGATGCTGCGGGGCTGTGCCGGCGACCAGGTGTCGGTGGCGGTGCCCGCCGAGCCGGTGCTGCTCGATGCGGCCACCGCCGACGAACTGTTGGCTGCAGTGACCAATGCCCTCGATAACGTTGTCGCGCACGCCGGTCGGTCCGCGCGGGCCTATGTGCTCCTCGAGGATCTCGGCGACTCGGTGACGGTCAGTGTGCGCGACGACGGTGTCGGAATTCCGGATGGCCGGTTGGCCGAGGCCGAACAGCAGGGCCGGGTCGGTATTTCGAAATCCATTGTGGGTCGTTTGGACTGGCTGGGCGGGCGGGCCACGCTGACCACATCGCCGGGTGCGGGTGTGGAGTGGGAGCTCAGCATTCCGCGACGGAAAGAGGCCCGATGA
- the cydB gene encoding cytochrome d ubiquinol oxidase subunit II: MGLQELWFLLIAALFLGFLILEGFDFGVGMLMIPFGAIGKGDREKHRRAALNTIGPVWDANEVWLITAGAAMFAAFPVWYATVFSSLYLPLLAILFGMILRIVGIEWRGKIDDPRWRRWADIGIAVGSWLPAILWGVAFAVLLQGLPIDADGRSQAALSDLVNGYTLLGGLATALLFAFYGAVFVALKTAGPVREDAITFARALSLPVIAHVGGFGLWTQLARGKTWTWIPLAIAVSALLIAVALMWGRRREGVAFIATVVVVAAVVVLIFGSLYPNLLPSTLNPEWSISIYNGSSTPYTLKIMSWASLTLLPLVIGYQAWTYWVFRKRITADSIPASVGLSRRRS; encoded by the coding sequence ATGGGACTACAAGAACTCTGGTTCCTGCTCATCGCCGCACTGTTTCTCGGCTTCCTGATTCTGGAGGGCTTCGACTTCGGCGTCGGCATGCTGATGATTCCGTTCGGCGCCATCGGCAAGGGTGATCGGGAGAAGCATCGACGCGCGGCGCTGAACACGATCGGACCGGTCTGGGATGCCAACGAGGTGTGGTTGATCACCGCCGGCGCTGCGATGTTCGCTGCCTTTCCGGTCTGGTATGCCACTGTCTTCTCGTCGCTGTACCTGCCCCTGCTGGCCATCCTTTTCGGCATGATTCTGCGCATCGTCGGTATCGAGTGGCGGGGCAAGATCGACGACCCCCGCTGGCGCCGGTGGGCTGACATCGGGATCGCGGTTGGATCGTGGCTGCCCGCCATTCTGTGGGGTGTCGCGTTCGCGGTGTTGCTGCAAGGACTCCCGATCGATGCCGACGGACGTTCGCAGGCTGCGCTGTCTGACCTCGTCAACGGCTACACGCTGCTCGGCGGGCTCGCGACCGCCTTGTTGTTCGCGTTCTACGGGGCGGTTTTCGTGGCACTGAAAACCGCCGGACCGGTACGCGAGGATGCCATCACCTTCGCGCGGGCGCTGTCGCTACCGGTGATCGCGCACGTCGGCGGTTTCGGTTTGTGGACCCAACTGGCTCGGGGCAAGACGTGGACCTGGATCCCGCTGGCAATCGCGGTGTCTGCACTGCTGATCGCGGTGGCGCTGATGTGGGGCCGACGCCGCGAAGGCGTCGCGTTCATCGCGACGGTCGTGGTGGTCGCTGCTGTGGTGGTGCTCATCTTCGGTTCGCTGTATCCGAACCTGTTGCCCTCCACGCTGAACCCCGAGTGGAGCATCTCGATCTACAACGGATCTTCGACGCCGTACACCCTCAAAATCATGAGCTGGGCATCGCTGACGCTGCTGCCGCTGGTAATCGGCTATCAAGCGTGGACCTATTGGGTCTTTCGCAAGCGGATCACCGCCGACTCCATCCCGGCGTCCGTCGGATTGTCGAGGCGTCGGTCCTGA
- a CDS encoding amino acid ABC transporter ATP-binding protein — MVRAEKVCKDFGALKVLKGVSLEVNKGEVLVLVGPSGSGKSTFLRCINHLETVTAGRLYVDGELVGYQERGGRLYEMKPRDVAKQRRDVGMVFQHFNLFPHRTVLGNVIEAPMKVKGVAKDEAVHRGRELLDRVGLSEKVDAYPLQLSGGQQQRVAIARALAMEPKLMLFDEPTSALDPELVGEVLGVMKSLAAEGMTMIVVTHEMGFAREVADELVFMDAGVVVERGSPREMMADPQHERTKTFLSKVM; from the coding sequence ATGGTCCGAGCGGAGAAGGTGTGCAAGGACTTCGGGGCGCTGAAGGTACTCAAGGGTGTCAGCCTCGAGGTGAACAAGGGTGAGGTGCTGGTCCTGGTGGGGCCATCGGGATCGGGCAAGTCGACCTTCCTGCGTTGCATCAACCACCTCGAGACCGTGACTGCCGGGCGGCTCTACGTCGACGGTGAGCTCGTCGGCTACCAGGAACGTGGTGGCCGGCTCTATGAGATGAAACCCCGGGACGTCGCCAAGCAGCGTCGTGACGTGGGCATGGTGTTTCAGCATTTCAACCTGTTTCCGCACCGTACCGTTCTGGGGAACGTCATCGAGGCACCGATGAAGGTCAAGGGCGTCGCCAAGGACGAGGCCGTGCACCGCGGACGTGAACTGCTCGACCGAGTCGGGCTGTCCGAGAAGGTCGACGCCTATCCACTGCAGCTGTCGGGCGGCCAACAGCAACGGGTCGCGATCGCGCGTGCGCTCGCGATGGAGCCCAAGCTGATGTTGTTCGACGAGCCGACTTCCGCACTGGACCCGGAGCTGGTGGGCGAGGTGCTCGGGGTGATGAAAAGCCTCGCCGCGGAGGGCATGACAATGATTGTCGTCACCCACGAGATGGGCTTTGCTCGGGAAGTGGCCGATGAGTTGGTATTCATGGATGCTGGTGTCGTCGTCGAGCGTGGAAGCCCTCGCGAGATGATGGCCGATCCGCAACACGAAAGGACCAAGACGTTCCTGTCCAAGGTGATGTGA
- a CDS encoding amino acid ABC transporter permease: MNDVDNAPESINAVPLRHPWRWVAAGVIVVLVGLFLYGAATNDAYRWATFWQYLFDDRIPSAIWYTVQLTVLSMVLAVILGVTLAVMRLSPNPVFRSVSWVYLWIFRGTPVYVQLVFWGLFPTIYQNIQLGVPFGLTLFHLDLQSLSIPFLLAIIGLGLNEAAYMAEIIRAGISSVPEGQMEASTALGMSWGLAMRRTVLPQAMRVIIPPTGNEIISMLKTTSLVTAVPFTLELYMVTRNIGAVRFEPVPLLMVAAVWYLVITSILMVGHYYLERYFSRGASRKLTDKQLAALAKAQTGTGAM, encoded by the coding sequence ATGAACGACGTCGACAACGCGCCTGAGTCGATCAACGCGGTGCCGTTGCGGCACCCGTGGCGCTGGGTCGCGGCAGGAGTCATCGTCGTCTTGGTCGGACTGTTCCTCTACGGTGCGGCGACCAACGATGCCTACCGCTGGGCGACGTTCTGGCAGTACCTTTTCGACGACCGTATCCCCAGCGCGATCTGGTACACGGTTCAGCTGACGGTTCTGTCGATGGTGCTGGCGGTCATCCTCGGGGTGACGCTGGCGGTGATGCGGCTGTCGCCGAATCCGGTGTTCCGGTCGGTGTCGTGGGTTTATCTGTGGATCTTCCGCGGCACACCGGTCTACGTGCAGCTGGTGTTCTGGGGGCTGTTCCCGACGATCTACCAGAACATTCAGCTCGGTGTGCCGTTCGGTCTGACGCTTTTCCATCTCGATCTGCAGAGCCTGTCCATCCCGTTCCTCCTGGCGATAATCGGGCTGGGGCTCAACGAGGCCGCCTACATGGCTGAAATCATCCGCGCCGGAATCAGTTCGGTGCCGGAGGGGCAGATGGAGGCGTCGACGGCGTTGGGTATGTCGTGGGGCCTCGCAATGCGTCGCACCGTGCTCCCACAGGCGATGCGGGTGATCATCCCGCCGACCGGTAACGAAATCATCAGCATGCTCAAGACCACGTCGCTGGTCACCGCGGTGCCGTTCACGCTTGAGCTGTACATGGTCACCCGCAATATCGGCGCGGTCCGCTTCGAACCCGTACCCCTGCTCATGGTCGCCGCCGTCTGGTATCTGGTCATCACCAGCATATTGATGGTCGGACACTACTACCTGGAGAGGTATTTCTCCCGTGGTGCGTCGCGCAAGCTGACCGACAAGCAACTCGCAGCGCTTGCCAAGGCGCAAACCGGTACCGGGGCGATGTGA
- the cydD gene encoding thiol reductant ABC exporter subunit CydD — protein sequence MRRFLAATTACGLLIAGATIASAVVLAGIVARVISDPAARSWDALGPSILILLVLWSVRTLAQWLQGRLSQRGASSVIADLTEQVLVTATAGPPRELARRRDDAATLITRGLDGLRVYFATYLPSLFLAAVLTPATALVIAVIDWQSAAIVLIALPLIPIFMVLIGLATTDRSAAALAAMTTLQARLLDLLAGLPTLRALGRAEGSVTQIAELNATHRRSAMATMRIAFLSALVLELLATLGVALVAVSVGMRLVYGHIPLQTALTALLLAPEVFWPLRRVGAAFHSAQDGKTAVAAAFDFIDTATPVVSGTAAPHGSAHTVQADSPSLSAVPGHVTVITGPNGAGKSTLLQAVLGLNPPTSGRVRVDGIDIGELDLNRWWSEVAWLAHRPVLIPGTIRENLELFGPLRDVPSACRAACFDEVLTDLPRGLDTVVGRDGVGLSLGQRQRLGLARVLGSAAAVLLLDEPTAHLDEATEGRVLESIAERAARGATVIVVGHRAPVLAIADTIVDMGGVGVAP from the coding sequence ATGCGCCGATTCTTGGCGGCGACCACCGCGTGCGGCCTACTCATCGCGGGCGCCACGATCGCCTCGGCCGTGGTACTCGCCGGCATCGTGGCGCGGGTCATCAGTGATCCCGCCGCTCGCTCGTGGGACGCGCTCGGTCCCTCGATCCTGATCCTGTTGGTGCTGTGGTCTGTTCGCACGCTCGCCCAGTGGCTGCAGGGCAGGCTTTCCCAGCGCGGAGCCAGTTCGGTGATCGCCGACCTCACCGAACAGGTGCTGGTCACCGCCACCGCAGGGCCGCCGCGCGAACTCGCCCGTCGACGCGACGACGCCGCCACGTTGATCACCCGGGGTCTCGACGGTTTGCGGGTGTACTTCGCCACCTACCTGCCGTCACTGTTTCTGGCCGCCGTCCTCACACCCGCCACCGCGCTGGTGATCGCTGTGATCGATTGGCAGTCAGCGGCAATAGTGCTGATCGCGCTACCGCTGATCCCGATCTTCATGGTGCTGATCGGCCTGGCCACCACGGATCGTTCGGCGGCGGCGTTGGCCGCGATGACCACGCTGCAGGCCCGGCTGCTCGACCTGCTAGCCGGCCTACCGACACTGCGGGCACTGGGCCGCGCCGAAGGTTCGGTGACCCAGATCGCCGAACTCAATGCGACACACCGTCGTTCGGCGATGGCCACCATGCGGATCGCTTTCTTGTCTGCGCTGGTGCTCGAGTTGCTCGCAACCCTGGGCGTAGCGCTGGTGGCGGTGAGCGTGGGCATGCGCCTGGTGTACGGTCACATACCGCTACAGACGGCTCTGACCGCACTTCTCCTGGCGCCAGAGGTGTTCTGGCCGCTGCGTCGCGTGGGCGCCGCATTCCACTCCGCTCAGGACGGAAAGACCGCCGTCGCGGCTGCCTTCGACTTCATCGACACGGCGACACCCGTCGTATCGGGCACCGCGGCACCGCACGGCAGCGCGCACACCGTGCAGGCCGACAGCCCGTCCCTGTCGGCGGTCCCGGGGCACGTGACAGTGATCACCGGGCCCAACGGGGCAGGTAAGTCGACGTTGCTGCAGGCCGTGCTCGGACTGAATCCACCGACGTCGGGACGCGTCCGTGTCGACGGCATCGACATCGGCGAGCTGGACCTGAACCGGTGGTGGTCAGAGGTGGCCTGGTTGGCGCACCGACCCGTCCTGATTCCTGGCACGATACGCGAGAACCTCGAACTCTTCGGGCCGCTACGCGACGTGCCCAGCGCCTGTCGGGCAGCGTGTTTCGACGAGGTGCTCACCGATCTGCCTCGTGGGCTGGACACCGTCGTCGGCCGCGACGGCGTCGGGCTGTCGCTCGGCCAGCGACAGCGACTCGGCCTGGCCCGCGTTCTCGGCTCGGCCGCCGCAGTGCTGTTGCTCGACGAGCCCACCGCCCATCTCGACGAGGCCACCGAGGGCCGTGTTCTGGAATCGATCGCCGAGCGCGCAGCCCGCGGCGCCACGGTCATCGTCGTGGGCCACCGGGCCCCGGTGTTGGCCATCGCCGACACCATCGTCGACATGGGGGGTGTCGGTGTCGCGCCCTGA
- a CDS encoding response regulator transcription factor, producing the protein MSEDAVTVMVVDDHPIWRDAVARDLAGAGFDVVATADGVATAKRRAAVVRPAVVLMDMRLGDGDGAQATAEVLAVSPSSRILVLSASDERDDVLEAVKAGATGYLVKSASRQELVDAVEATAQGRAVFTPGLAGLVLGEYRRIARDTTNPAAPSLTERETEILRHVAKGLTAKQIAARLSLSHRTVENHVQATFRKLQVGNRVELARYAIEHGLDE; encoded by the coding sequence ATGAGCGAGGACGCAGTGACCGTCATGGTCGTCGATGACCACCCGATCTGGCGTGACGCGGTGGCCAGGGACCTGGCCGGTGCGGGCTTTGACGTGGTCGCCACCGCCGACGGGGTGGCCACAGCCAAGCGACGCGCGGCCGTCGTCAGGCCTGCGGTCGTGCTGATGGACATGCGGCTGGGCGACGGCGATGGCGCCCAAGCCACCGCCGAGGTGCTGGCGGTGTCGCCGAGCAGCCGGATACTGGTGTTGTCGGCATCCGATGAGCGCGACGACGTCCTGGAAGCGGTGAAGGCCGGTGCCACCGGTTATCTGGTCAAGAGTGCGTCACGCCAGGAGCTGGTCGACGCCGTGGAGGCCACGGCGCAGGGCAGGGCGGTGTTCACCCCCGGTCTTGCCGGTCTGGTGCTCGGCGAGTACCGGCGCATCGCCAGGGACACCACGAATCCGGCCGCTCCGAGTTTGACCGAGCGGGAGACCGAGATCTTGCGCCACGTCGCCAAAGGCTTGACTGCCAAGCAGATCGCGGCGCGACTGTCGCTGAGTCACCGCACAGTGGAAAACCATGTCCAGGCGACGTTCCGCAAGCTGCAGGTCGGCAATCGCGTCGAGCTGGCCCGTTACGCGATAGAACACGGTCTCGACGAGTAG